A region of the Mangifera indica cultivar Alphonso chromosome 10, CATAS_Mindica_2.1, whole genome shotgun sequence genome:
attttcccttaatattttaattttttttttagattttctgaCGAGTTTCCCCATCACCGTCTCCCTATCCGGCGCTCTCTCTCCCTTCAGATTGGCATGAAGAGAGCTTCTTTGTTGTGGGAGTGAAACTGGGTATAAAatcctttgaatataatttgcCACAAATTTAACATAGAGAATGGACAAAACTAcctaaagtttatataatttatggtttgaagATGTTGTGTATTGGCTTTAAAAGTTtgtttaataaagaaaaaaaaaacatcaataaTTTGCGTGATGAGTGTCATGAAACAAAGTCTATACATAAGGAAAATAGGCCAAAgcactatgtcccacccaaagtatgcgcatTTCATCAGTTttccccattaactttgaaaatctcatttatccactaatgagtattaaaattaactaaatctgttagttatattattttttttcctacaccctaaaaaccaataatttcaccccaacccaagttttaaaaaacaacatttttccttctagggttttcaattttcagattcaattttccggtgttgtttctttctctctgacGACATCCAGACGACGACTCTTCCACTCCGGCACAGTCTTCTTCTGACGGCTCTCTTGGGTGTAGTCATCGATGAAGACTCCTCGTCAACGAAGAGTCTTCGTCGTCAACGAAGACCTCATCTTATTAGATGATCGCTCCCAGGAGAGCCTTCGGAAGGAGACCACACCAGAGAGGAAGAGCCATCGCGTGGAGGTCAcaggagaggaagaaacggtgtcaaaaaattgaatataaaaaattgaaaatcctagggggaaaaatgctactttttaaaatttgggttgagggaaattattagctttttagggtttaagaagGGAAAATTAAATCgcatttaagtttattttttataatatagataaaatgatgattttacctttgaaactaTTAGTTTTAACCGTACATAaatgagtaaatgagattttcaaagttaacaaaggaaaacttgagaaatgtgcataccttgggtgggaaatagttctttggccaaGAAAATAACCTGTAGGCGAGCATATGAATACAAAGTGTGGGTAATGTGTGTCTGGATTTATTAAGAATGAGACAAATGGCCCATAGCAAGGAAATGGAGGTCCCCTACATTCAAGAGTAGGAATAAATTCGAAGTGAGTTTATTCAAGTTCAAAACGAGATTTGTTCAAATGAATCTGAATATAAACATAAGATAAATGAACACAAATCTAAATACGAGTTGGGGAGtagtagaaaaaataaattcaatctcaaaCTCGAATAGAGACCATGTTTGGCTTACGAGTCGAGCATGGTTtgcattgttaaaaaaattagaaggaaTGATGTCGTTAAAGGAAGTCGAACTGAACATTTCGTGTAAACCTGAGTCAAGTCTGACCCGTCCATATAAACTTGAGCTAATTGCAAACCAATAATGAATTCTTAAATCTTGAAGTGGGTTGAATATGAACTGTCTTCATGCTCAATAAGCCCGAACCGAAAACAAGCCAAACCCACCTAAAAAAGAGTTTCATCTTGTTCAAGTCcagttcaattcgaatccaattatattcaagagtatATGCATATACAAATCTCTTTAGTTTACTTGTGATAGTTTtttgaaatcaataaaattacatatactcaattttatgtatctaattaaatatttaaataatatatcataatatgattacataattttaaattaaaaataaattaatattatatcataagatatatatatattttttatatattcaattcaatACTCATAATTGAAGCACACTTATCATTGCTCttttaaaatatctattaaattaCGACCAAATGATTCAACTTGTTTATTAAAGAAAGGCAATTGCTAACTTGGACTTGAGTCCCTTCGAGGAAGCaacaaaacaacattaaccATACCTCCTTTCACCACCCAAAAACACTACATCATTATACAGTACTATTAACTTGATACAAATTGCATGAACTCGTAATCAGATTCAATCCCAGCCATTGTTTCTGGCGCCAAAACCACCTCCAGATCAACGCTGCCACCGCCTTCACGCCCTGGAAAAGCGGAGATCTTACCGTCAAATTTGTTCGCATTTCCACTTCTAACTGCCAAAGGTCGGCCCCACCCAAAATCGTTATCATACATTGGGAATCGTGGCGAGCTACCCATCGTCATTGATGCACCGTCAAAGTTCCCTAGGGGAAAAACTCTCGGATTGCTCTCCCAATCCTCCACGAAACGACGCACCGTTTTGTCGTCATGAGCGTTCACATTTTTGTTCAGCTGCTCCGCGCACCACCTCAGATCTTTACTCACCACGTCGCCAGCTGACGCGTAAGTGGGAATGCTTTGAATCGCGTTACCGAAATACAATGGATCCAGTTTCGGGTTCAGTCTGTGGCGGCAGTTAACCGCCATTCTAAACGTTGTCGTTTTCGACACGTGTAATTTTCTCGCTCGCGTCACCGCTCTCCATAAAAGAGCACCGAGTGACTGAAACGATGATATCTCCACGTTTGACTCCTTCTTCTTGAACAACATATTACAGTACGGATCGTTACTTTGCTTCCCCATTAATTCAACGGCGTCAATATCGCCGTTATCAACCCATTTCTTCTTGTTGGCTCTAGCTTTCAGTTTCAAAATGGATTCTCTGCTGAAACTGAAAATTCTTTCACTCAACGCTTCGTATTCATTGAAAGTTACCTTGAGTCCACTGACCGGAATTCTCAAAATTGCGGGAGAAATCAACACCGAGTCTCGAGAAAAATCAGGTTGTTTTGAGATTCTCTTGATTCCTCTCGAGAGTTCGGCGAAAGTGTTGAAGAAATTCCAGAACGACGTGCCGTCAGTGACAGCGTGATTCACAGCGCAGCTGATGAACACACCATCCGCGAGCTCCGTCACTTGAACGGTCATGAGTGGCTTACAATGGCCGTCGTGACTAATAGTTCTGTCAAGCGCAAAGAAGCTCTTGACAATTTCAGGGACATGAATTGGAGCAATAATATCACGAATAAAAAACTCGGTGGCACTTTTGTGAACAAATTCCGCACCGGCGTCGTTGCAGGTGACACAGATGTTGCCGTTGGAGTCGGTCTTCAAGCGGCCAGCAAGAGGAGGAAAATGAGATAGAGCTTGAGAGAGAGCTCTCTTCAAGATAGAAACGAGAGCGTCAATGGTTAGATTCGGGCGAGTGAAAAGGCCACCTTTTTGGATGTAGTGACAGGAAAGCATGGGAAGATCAGAAACTGAAAGCTTAAGGTCTTCAAGAGTTGATTTCTTGTCGGGAAAAATGGTGCATTTGGAGACCAGAGTGGGGGAAGACACTGAAACTGAAGCAGCCATTTTTGCCAAATTAAAACTACTCTCTCACTCTTACTCTTGCAAATGGGCTTCGATTTGCAAGTGAGGGAGTGAGTGTGAAGAAATGCACAGAAGGGGAGAGTACTTATAACGGCAAGGGGAAGCGTTGAGGGAAAGGTGCATGAACTTAAACGAATTGACGGGGGTAGGCGGTCTCTGAAGTTgtcaatttttttgaattatatattttttatttattaaatatttcaattttaataataattctctttttctttttgtgtttaTTATCTAAAGCATCATTGAGAACCACGTGTGGACgctttttctctttcatttgaCCCATTAGACACACGGCCCCTCCTACATAGCCAACCATTTTTTGCCACGTGTGATCATTAGACTTTGTTAATTACCCATTAACTAATGATTATCTTCTAAGCAAAGAGTTAAAAATCAAGATGGGGATTTGTGTTGGGGTAAAGTAGGGATATTTTGGGGCTGTTTTATTAAGACAAAATCCTTAAAGCTTTTTTCCTTCAAATCTCAGGAATATCATTTAAGGACACAAAGCCCCCCGTATACGAGATATGCATGCCTCAAAACCATCCAAATTCTACCAGAATCCTTTCATGCAAGATTTACTGCAATCTCATCCTGATATTCTTGAAAAAGGAGAATCCTACGCGGCTTTCCCCATTAATTTGTGCTCGTCCTACATGTAAATGCAGAGATGTCCATGCTTCACAATTGGAGAAACAAGAAGCAGACGGAATGGGGCGCTCTCAATACAAGACTATTGAGACTTTCGTCTACGACTTGTCTACGGTTTAGTTGATTTCTTTTCAGACTTGTTCATCATcgataattaatattcaatgaTCCAAATAAAACAATTGGCAAGATCAAAATACATTGGAAGAGCATTTCATATGTTGATTAAACCAGTGTTATTAAAAGGGGATTCCATCCTAtcgtttaactagttaaatcataaatcaatttatatataaatattaaatatcttaaaatttggtCATACCTAATAAACCGgttcaataaaaaaaactagtaaaaaccaaccaaatcaaGTTTGCATAATACTATatagtttttgttatatattaaaatttaaaagaattaaaatttgtaagattttaattgaattaataataaaatttataattgattttttttatttatgtaaaataatgttaattgtTTGAATAACATAATCGAAATTATTTTCtactttttccaaattttgtattttattgaaCTGAAATTCCTGTTTCAAagcacaaaatatttttaatttattttatatttaaaaaatatgataaatatttgatattattaaaaatatatataataatttatgaatagaATTGGTTAAATTGGTTGAATCGTAAATTAGCAGAGCAATTAATTAGATCATTGTCTATTTAAAAAACATTTGGTTAAAAAGTTTGCTTGCGAAATGGTGTAATacagtttaaaattttgtgaagaATCCATGGAAGGAATCTAGATAATTCTCATGCAAACGGATTAacatataaaatctaaattaaattttgaaagagcGCCGACAATTTACGTTCTGTATGTTGGCTGTCATTCTCTCAATCCCGAAAAAGGTCGGCCAGAATCTTAACTGTTTAGCTAAACCTGAACTGTCTTAtggcaaaattaataaaataaattgcaGATTCTAGCtaattgggattttttttttattattattagtataatatatagttCAATTGAAAGCTTATGTCTGAGATTACATGGTCCGAAGGCCGGTTAATTAAGTTAAAAGAGGAATCTGCTCGAACCGCCATTTCTGATTTGTCGGTTTGTGACAGTATTTGAAGGGCATATTATAAAGCACATTTtgggttttaattaattaattaattaaggccACATGACATATTCCCGCCCCAGATTTATTGCAAACTCAAATGAA
Encoded here:
- the LOC123227710 gene encoding uncharacterized acetyltransferase At3g50280-like — protein: MAASVSVSSPTLVSKCTIFPDKKSTLEDLKLSVSDLPMLSCHYIQKGGLFTRPNLTIDALVSILKRALSQALSHFPPLAGRLKTDSNGNICVTCNDAGAEFVHKSATEFFIRDIIAPIHVPEIVKSFFALDRTISHDGHCKPLMTVQVTELADGVFISCAVNHAVTDGTSFWNFFNTFAELSRGIKRISKQPDFSRDSVLISPAILRIPVSGLKVTFNEYEALSERIFSFSRESILKLKARANKKKWVDNGDIDAVELMGKQSNDPYCNMLFKKKESNVEISSFQSLGALLWRAVTRARKLHVSKTTTFRMAVNCRHRLNPKLDPLYFGNAIQSIPTYASAGDVVSKDLRWCAEQLNKNVNAHDDKTVRRFVEDWESNPRVFPLGNFDGASMTMGSSPRFPMYDNDFGWGRPLAVRSGNANKFDGKISAFPGREGGGSVDLEVVLAPETMAGIESDYEFMQFVSS